GCTATCTGGCTTGATGGGGATGTCGGCATGGCTGGCGCTAGCAACAGTTGTGGACACAGCATGGGCGGCAACGATCGCGATCGCAATTGGGTCGCTTTCAGTTGCTATTAGTGACGTAATCGCTGACTCGCTGGTTGTAGAACGTGCACGGGGCGAGTCGGTTAGCAGCACTGGTTCCTTACAATCTCTCTGTTGGGGTACATCAGCTCTGGGTGGCTTAATCACCGCCTATTTTAGCGGCTCATTGCTGGAGCAGTTTAGTAGCCAAACTTTGTTTGCGGTTACAGCAGCATTCCCCTTGATTGTGTCAGCCATTGCTTGGTTGATTACTGAGTCTCCCGTAGAGAGTAAGTCTGAGTGGGCAGTAGTGCGAACTCAGCTTCAAGAGCTGCGATCAGCCATTAGTCAAGCAGCGATATGGATGCCCACAGTGTTCATTTTCCTGTGGCAAGCAATGCCCACTGCAGAATCTGCTTTCTTTTTCTTTACTACCAATGAGTTGGGCTTTGAGCCAGAATTTCTAGGACGTGTGCGTCTGGTCACGAGTTTGGCTTCATTGTTAGGTATCTGGCTATTCCAGAAATTTTTTAAGACTGTGCCGTTTCGCCAAATTTTTGCTTGGTCTACGGTAATTTCAGCGGTCTTAGGCATGACTACTCTACTACTGGTTACCCATGCTAACCGGGCACTGGGCATTGACGATCGCTGGTTTAGTCTGGGAGACAGTCTAATTCTCACCGTCATGGGGCAAATTGCCTATATGCCCGTGCTGGTATTAGCAGCAAGGCTATGTCCACCAGGTGTAGAGGCAACCTTGTTTGCCTTACTAATGTCAATTAGCAACTTGGCAGGCGTTGTTTCCTATGAATCTGGGGCCATGATTATGCACTGGCTAGGAATCGATGAGCACAACTTTACTAACCTGCCCCTGTTGGTGGTGATTACCAATGCCACTACCCTCATACCCTTAGTGCTGATTGGTTGGCTGCCATCGGATCAAAATGACCTAGAGCAGCAGCGAGAAATTCACAGCCCAGCCCACGC
The nucleotide sequence above comes from Cyanobacteriota bacterium. Encoded proteins:
- a CDS encoding folate/biopterin family MFS transporter, with amino-acid sequence MLNSSAGLTSVKQWCKQTLLFGHDPNAELLAILVVYFVQGILGLSRLAISFFLKDDLGLTPAQVSAMLGVAALPWMVKPLLGFISDGLPIFGYRRRPYLVLSGLMGMSAWLALATVVDTAWAATIAIAIGSLSVAISDVIADSLVVERARGESVSSTGSLQSLCWGTSALGGLITAYFSGSLLEQFSSQTLFAVTAAFPLIVSAIAWLITESPVESKSEWAVVRTQLQELRSAISQAAIWMPTVFIFLWQAMPTAESAFFFFTTNELGFEPEFLGRVRLVTSLASLLGIWLFQKFFKTVPFRQIFAWSTVISAVLGMTTLLLVTHANRALGIDDRWFSLGDSLILTVMGQIAYMPVLVLAARLCPPGVEATLFALLMSISNLAGVVSYESGAMIMHWLGIDEHNFTNLPLLVVITNATTLIPLVLIGWLPSDQNDLEQQREIHSPAHAGILDPELSLSKHMGQAFLPDFVPELVSQRSEAE